The Deefgea tanakiae DNA segment CAAGGCGCGATAGTGCAGTAGCACTGCGGAGTTCTTCTTTCATTTTCTCGGTTAAGTGACCGAGCGAGTGGGATGATGATGCGAGCGATTGGCCAAACTGCGCCATTGATTGAAATAGAGATTGATAGTATTTGCCATCGCCGTTGTCTTGCGTTTGCAGGCTGGCTAGAAATTGTTGATCACTTTGGAGTTTGCTGTTTTCTTTTTTTACTTGGTTATTTTCAATTTGTAGTTGACGAATTTGCTCTTGCAAATCGGCAATCAGTTTTTTTTGGCCAAAAAACATCTAAGCCTCCACAAGTATTTTCTAATCCAAACAGTATAGCTAAGAATACTGACTTCGCGCTTTGGGATATGTCATAAGAGTGGAAATACGACGCTTTTGACGCAATTTACACCCGCAAAATAGTGTGTAGCTCACAAAAAAACAGTAAATCCTAATGCGCAGGGAAACCCCTGATTCCATTCATTTGTTTCGTCCGTATGATGCGGCCAATCTTGTCAACACTCAATGTCGATGTTATGAAGAAATGGATCATTATTGCGCTTGCTGCGGCCGCTATACCGGCTTGGTATTTTGGCGTAGCAAAAAAAACACCGACTGAGCTCACTGTAGCCAGTACCGCTGCCGAGCCACAAACTACGCTGCGAATTGCATTAGAAGGCAAATATCCGCCCTTTGAATATCTAAACAAAGACAATCAATTGGTTGGTTTTAATATCGATTTGGCCAATGCGCTGTGCAGAGAAATGGCAGTGAAATGCAGCATCAACCGCTACGAATGGGATGATTTAATTCCTGCGGTACAAAATGATCAAGCCGATGCGATTATCTCAACGATGTCGATTACTGATGAACGTGAAAAATTAGTGCAATTCACCCAACCATATGCACGCGTGCCAGCAGCTTATTTAGCCAGCAAAAAAGAGCAATTTTTGTTTCCTGTCGTGACACAAGATCGCGTGGAAGGCAAAACGATTGGTGTCGTAGAAAAGACGACGTTTGATGATTACCTCAAGACAGAATTTGCCAGCAAAGTAACGATCAAGCGTTATGCTGATGCCGAAGCCATGCTAGCTGGTTTGCAAAGCAATGAAATCAATTTTGCTTTTGGTGATAGCGCCGTTTTTGGCGAATTTTTGCGCAATCCAAACAATTCAGAGCAATATAATTACGTCGGCAATATTATTAAATCGGACCCTCGCTTAGGCCGTGGCGAGGCGATTGCCGTAGCGAAAGACGATACGGTAATGCAGGCTAAATTTAATTTAGCGCTGGATAAACTGATTAAGTCAGGCGAATACAAAGAGATGCAGTACAAGTATTTTACGCTGCAAATTATGTGACCGGCATAGTCTACAAATGAGCCCCAACCATGTTGGGGCTTTTTTATTGATTGAACACAGGCAATCATTTGAGCCGTGAGCCATTTCATCGTAAAGATCAAATTTTGTTAGTAAGATGCATTTTTTGAGGACAACATCATGAAATGGATTTTGCTGGCAGGAATGCTATTGCCGCCATTGGGCTGGGCCGCTGACCCGATTCTGGCGACAGGGCGCTGGGTGAATAACGACGGCCGCTACCAAACGAGCTGGCCGGGTGGCATGTTGTCGGCGCAATTCACCGGCACATCGGTTGGTGTCGTGCTTAACGATGAACGCAGTTATTACGTCGTCGAAATTGATGGCAAAGCCGCTCAGCAAATTAGCCCTGCGAGTGGCAAACGCACTGTTTGGATTAAAAACCTCCCCGCAGGCACGCACCGCATTGATTTGATTCGCCGAAATGAGTCGCCAGACTATGTCGGTCAAGTGGATGGTTTTGTGCTTGACGGCGGTCAATGGCAAGCGGCACCTGAAGCGCCGAAACGCAAAATTGAATTTATTGGTGATTCGTTTACTGCGGCACTTGCCAACTTATCCACACAACGCGAATGCAGCGAGCGTGAAATCGCCGCCACCACCGATGCCAGCCAAGGCTTTGCGATTAAAGTCGCGCGTGAATTAAATGCACAATGGCAAGTCAATGCAATGTCGGGCATGGGCATGGTCAGAAATTGGGGCGGTAATTTAGCCGATCGTAACTTCCGCACCTTTTACCCACGGCAATTGCAGACCGATGCCAATAGCAAACTCGACGCGCAATGGCTGCCACAAGTGGTCGTGATTGGTTTGGGTACGAATGACTTTTCGAGCAAAATTAATGCCGGAGAAAAGCGCAACGCCGAGCAATTAGAGCAAGACTTTTTGGCGGCTTACCGGCAATTGATTTCGCAGCTCAATGCGCGTTATCAACAGCCGCAGATTATTCTCACTGCACTTAAATTGTGGCCGGATGATCAACTACGCCCTTTGGTCAAAAGTTTGGTCACTGAGGCCAATACTGCTGGCAATACACGGCTGCATTATTTGGAACTAAGCCCGATGCAACTCAATGGCTGCCAGTGGCACCCCAATCTGCAAGACCACCAGCAAGTCGCAACCCAAGTGCTGGCTAAAATCAAAGAAATCAAACCGAGCTGGTAGGCTAATTGGTACCTGAGCCAAAACGCTTGGCTACAGGAATACCCTAGTTCTCCAAAGCAGAGGGCTGCTGCATGATGCAAATACTCGCTGAAATACATTGGCATTTTTGTCCGTTTTATCTGCTTTGGAAATCCTTCACATGAAAATCGCTTCTTATACATTGATTGCTGCCGCCATCGTCGGTTTGTCTGCGTGTGGCAAACAAGCACCCGTAGCAACTGAAACGGCCGCTTCTGCACCCGTAGTTGATTCAGCAGCCAACAACGCAGATGTAATCAAAATCGGTAACGCCGCAGCACTCACCGGCCCTGCTGCGCACTTCGGTAAAGATATCGAAAATGGCGTGCAATTAGCGATGGACGAAATCAATGCAGCTGGCGGCGTGGATATTGCTGGCAAAAAAATGAAGTTGGTGATGATTTCAGAAGATGACCAAGGCGATCCAAAAACGGCAACCAATGTGGCGCAGCGTTTTGTTGATGCCA contains these protein-coding regions:
- a CDS encoding transporter substrate-binding domain-containing protein; its protein translation is MMRPILSTLNVDVMKKWIIIALAAAAIPAWYFGVAKKTPTELTVASTAAEPQTTLRIALEGKYPPFEYLNKDNQLVGFNIDLANALCREMAVKCSINRYEWDDLIPAVQNDQADAIISTMSITDEREKLVQFTQPYARVPAAYLASKKEQFLFPVVTQDRVEGKTIGVVEKTTFDDYLKTEFASKVTIKRYADAEAMLAGLQSNEINFAFGDSAVFGEFLRNPNNSEQYNYVGNIIKSDPRLGRGEAIAVAKDDTVMQAKFNLALDKLIKSGEYKEMQYKYFTLQIM
- a CDS encoding SGNH/GDSL hydrolase family protein gives rise to the protein MKWILLAGMLLPPLGWAADPILATGRWVNNDGRYQTSWPGGMLSAQFTGTSVGVVLNDERSYYVVEIDGKAAQQISPASGKRTVWIKNLPAGTHRIDLIRRNESPDYVGQVDGFVLDGGQWQAAPEAPKRKIEFIGDSFTAALANLSTQRECSEREIAATTDASQGFAIKVARELNAQWQVNAMSGMGMVRNWGGNLADRNFRTFYPRQLQTDANSKLDAQWLPQVVVIGLGTNDFSSKINAGEKRNAEQLEQDFLAAYRQLISQLNARYQQPQIILTALKLWPDDQLRPLVKSLVTEANTAGNTRLHYLELSPMQLNGCQWHPNLQDHQQVATQVLAKIKEIKPSW